Proteins encoded by one window of Castor canadensis chromosome 2, mCasCan1.hap1v2, whole genome shotgun sequence:
- the Aplp2 gene encoding amyloid beta precursor like protein 2 isoform X3 has product MAATGKLLILFLLGLTAPAAALAGYIEALAANAGTGFAVAEPQIAMLCGKLNMHVNIQTGKWEPDPTGTKSCFGTKEEVLQYCQEMYPGLQITNVMEANQPVNIDSWCRRDKKQCKSHIVIPFKCLVGEFVSDVLLVPEKCQFFHKERMDVCENHQHWHIVVKEACLTQGMTLYSYGMLLPCGVDQFHGTEYVCCPQTKIIDSVDSTVSKEEEEEEEEDDEEEDYDNYKSEFPTETDLEDFTEATVDGDDDDDDDDDDDDDNDDEGEEVVEDRDYYYDTFKGDDYNEENPTEPSSEGSISDKEIAHDVKVPPTPLPTNDVDVYFETSADDNEHARFQKAKEQLEIRHRNRMDRVKKEWEEAELQAKNLPKAERQTLIQHFQAMVKALEKEAASEKQQLVETHLARVEAMLNDRRRMALENYLAALQSDPPRPHRILQALRRYVRAENKDRLHTIRHYQHVLAVDPEKAAQMKSQVMTHLHVIEERRNQSLSLLYKVPFVAQEIQEEIDELLQEQRADMDQFTASISESPVDVRVSSEESEEILPFHPFHPFLPLPENEDTQPELYHPMKKGSGVSEQDGGLIGAEEKVINSKNKVDENMVIDETLDVKEMIFNAERVGSLDEPESVGPLRENFSLSSSALIGLLVIAVAIATVIVVSLVMLRKRQYGTISHGVVEVDPMLTPEERHLNKMQSHGYENPTYKYLEQMQV; this is encoded by the exons GCTCTTGCAGCCAATGCTGGAACAGGATTTGCTGTTGCTGAGCCTCAAATTGCAATGCTTTGTGGAAAGTTAAATATGCATGTGAACATTCAGACTGGGAAATGGGAACCTGACCCAACAGGCACCAAGAGCTGTTTTGGGACAAAAGAAGAAGTTCTTCAATACTGTCAGGAG ATGTATCCAGGTCTACAGATCACAAATGTGATGGAAGCAAACCAGCCAGTCAATATTGACAGTTGGTGCCGAAGGGACAAAAAACAATGCAAGAGTCACATTGTTATACCTTTCAAGTGTCTTG TGGGGGAATTTGTAAGTGATGTTCTTCTAGTTCcagaaaaatgtcagtttttccaCAAAGAGAGGATGGATGTGTGCGAGAATCACCAACACTGGCACATTGTAGTCAAAGAG GCATGTCTGACTCAGGGAATGACCTTATATAGCTACGGCATGCTGCTACCCTGTGGAGTAGACCAGTTCCATGGCACTGAATATGTGTGCTGCCCTCAGACAAAGATTATTGATTCTGTTGACTCTACTGTGTctaaagaagaggaggaagaggaggaagaggatgatgAAGAGGAAGACTATGATAATTATAAAAG TGAATTTCCTACTGAAACAGATTTGGAAGACTTCACAGAAGCAACTGTAGacggtgatgatgatgatgatgatgatgacgacGACGAcgatgacaatgatgatgaaggggaggaggtggtggaagACCGCGATTATTACTATGACACTTTTAAAGGAGATGACTACAATGAGGAGAACCCAACTGAACCCAGCAGCGAGGGCAGTatttcagataaggaaattgCTCACGATGTTAAAG TTCCCCCAACTCCTCTGCCAACCAATGATGTTGATGTGTATTTCGAGACTTCAGCAGATGATAACGAGCATGCTCGCTTCCAGAAGGCTAAGGAACAGCTGGAAATTCGGCACCGCAACCGAATGGACAGG GTAAAGAAGgaatgggaagaggcagagcttCAAGCTAAGAACCTCCCCAAAGCAGAGAGACAGACCCTTATTCAG CATTTCCAGGCTATGGTTAAAGCTTTGGAGAAGGAAGCAGCCAGTGAGAAGCAGCAGCTCGTAGAAACTCACTTGGCTCGAGTGGAAGCCATGCTGAATGACCGCCGACGGATGGCTCTGGAGAATTACCTAGCTGCCCTGCAGTCTGACCCACCTCGG CCCCATCGAATTCTCCAAGCCTTGCGTCGTTATGTCCGTGCTGAGAATAAAGATCGCCTACATACCATTCGTCATTACCAACATGTGTTGGCTGTTGATCCAGAAAAAGCAGCACAGATGAAATCCCAG GTGATGACACATCTTCATGTAATTGAAGAAAGAAGGAATCAAAGCCTCTCTCTGCTCTACAAAGTTCCTTTCGTAGCCCAAGAAATTCAAGAGGAAATTG ATGAGCTCCTTCAGGAACAGCGAGCAGACATGGACCAGTTCACTGCCTCTATCTCAGAGAGCCCAGTGGATGTCCGGGTGAGCTCTGAGGAGAGTGAGGAGATCCTGCCGTTCCATCCTTTCCATCCCTTCCTGCCCTTACCTGAGAATGAAG ACACTCAGCCGGAATTGTACCACCCAATGAAAAAAG GGTCTGGAGTGAGCGAGCAAGATGGAGGACTGATTGGTGCAGAAGAGAAAGTGATTAACAGTAAGAATAAAGTGGATGAAAATATG GTCATTGATGAGACTCTGGATGTTAAGGAAATGATCTTCAATGCTGAGAGAGTTGGAAGTCTTGATGAGCCG GAATCTGTGGGACCTCTGAGGGAGAACTTCAGTCTGAGCAGCAGTGCCCTTATTGGCCTGCTGGTCATTGCAGTGGCCATTGCCACAGTCATCGTTGTCAGCCTGGTGATGCTGAGGAAGAGGCAGTATGGCACTATCAGCCATGGGGTTGTGGAG GTTGACCCAATGCTCACCCCAGAAGAGCGTCACTTGAACAAGATGCAGAGCCATGGCTATGAAAATCCGACGTACAAGTATCTGGAGCAGATGCAGGTCTAA
- the Aplp2 gene encoding amyloid beta precursor like protein 2 isoform X4, which yields MAATGKLLILFLLGLTAPAAALAGYIEALAANAGTGFAVAEPQIAMLCGKLNMHVNIQTGKWEPDPTGTKSCFGTKEEVLQYCQEMYPGLQITNVMEANQPVNIDSWCRRDKKQCKSHIVIPFKCLVGEFVSDVLLVPEKCQFFHKERMDVCENHQHWHIVVKEACLTQGMTLYSYGMLLPCGVDQFHGTEYVCCPQTKIIDSVDSTVSKEEEEEEEEDDEEEDYDNYKSEFPTETDLEDFTEATVDGDDDDDDDDDDDDDNDDEGEEVVEDRDYYYDTFKGDDYNEENPTEPSSEGSISDKEIAHDVKVPPTPLPTNDVDVYFETSADDNEHARFQKAKEQLEIRHRNRMDRVKKEWEEAELQAKNLPKAERQTLIQHFQAMVKALEKEAASEKQQLVETHLARVEAMLNDRRRMALENYLAALQSDPPRPHRILQALRRYVRAENKDRLHTIRHYQHVLAVDPEKAAQMKSQVMTHLHVIEERRNQSLSLLYKVPFVAQEIQEEIDELLQEQRADMDQFTASISESPVDVRVSSEESEEILPFHPFHPFLPLPENEGSGVSEQDGGLIGAEEKVINSKNKVDENMVIDETLDVKEMIFNAERVGSLDEPESVGPLRENFSLSSSALIGLLVIAVAIATVIVVSLVMLRKRQYGTISHGVVEVDPMLTPEERHLNKMQSHGYENPTYKYLEQMQV from the exons GCTCTTGCAGCCAATGCTGGAACAGGATTTGCTGTTGCTGAGCCTCAAATTGCAATGCTTTGTGGAAAGTTAAATATGCATGTGAACATTCAGACTGGGAAATGGGAACCTGACCCAACAGGCACCAAGAGCTGTTTTGGGACAAAAGAAGAAGTTCTTCAATACTGTCAGGAG ATGTATCCAGGTCTACAGATCACAAATGTGATGGAAGCAAACCAGCCAGTCAATATTGACAGTTGGTGCCGAAGGGACAAAAAACAATGCAAGAGTCACATTGTTATACCTTTCAAGTGTCTTG TGGGGGAATTTGTAAGTGATGTTCTTCTAGTTCcagaaaaatgtcagtttttccaCAAAGAGAGGATGGATGTGTGCGAGAATCACCAACACTGGCACATTGTAGTCAAAGAG GCATGTCTGACTCAGGGAATGACCTTATATAGCTACGGCATGCTGCTACCCTGTGGAGTAGACCAGTTCCATGGCACTGAATATGTGTGCTGCCCTCAGACAAAGATTATTGATTCTGTTGACTCTACTGTGTctaaagaagaggaggaagaggaggaagaggatgatgAAGAGGAAGACTATGATAATTATAAAAG TGAATTTCCTACTGAAACAGATTTGGAAGACTTCACAGAAGCAACTGTAGacggtgatgatgatgatgatgatgatgacgacGACGAcgatgacaatgatgatgaaggggaggaggtggtggaagACCGCGATTATTACTATGACACTTTTAAAGGAGATGACTACAATGAGGAGAACCCAACTGAACCCAGCAGCGAGGGCAGTatttcagataaggaaattgCTCACGATGTTAAAG TTCCCCCAACTCCTCTGCCAACCAATGATGTTGATGTGTATTTCGAGACTTCAGCAGATGATAACGAGCATGCTCGCTTCCAGAAGGCTAAGGAACAGCTGGAAATTCGGCACCGCAACCGAATGGACAGG GTAAAGAAGgaatgggaagaggcagagcttCAAGCTAAGAACCTCCCCAAAGCAGAGAGACAGACCCTTATTCAG CATTTCCAGGCTATGGTTAAAGCTTTGGAGAAGGAAGCAGCCAGTGAGAAGCAGCAGCTCGTAGAAACTCACTTGGCTCGAGTGGAAGCCATGCTGAATGACCGCCGACGGATGGCTCTGGAGAATTACCTAGCTGCCCTGCAGTCTGACCCACCTCGG CCCCATCGAATTCTCCAAGCCTTGCGTCGTTATGTCCGTGCTGAGAATAAAGATCGCCTACATACCATTCGTCATTACCAACATGTGTTGGCTGTTGATCCAGAAAAAGCAGCACAGATGAAATCCCAG GTGATGACACATCTTCATGTAATTGAAGAAAGAAGGAATCAAAGCCTCTCTCTGCTCTACAAAGTTCCTTTCGTAGCCCAAGAAATTCAAGAGGAAATTG ATGAGCTCCTTCAGGAACAGCGAGCAGACATGGACCAGTTCACTGCCTCTATCTCAGAGAGCCCAGTGGATGTCCGGGTGAGCTCTGAGGAGAGTGAGGAGATCCTGCCGTTCCATCCTTTCCATCCCTTCCTGCCCTTACCTGAGAATGAAG GGTCTGGAGTGAGCGAGCAAGATGGAGGACTGATTGGTGCAGAAGAGAAAGTGATTAACAGTAAGAATAAAGTGGATGAAAATATG GTCATTGATGAGACTCTGGATGTTAAGGAAATGATCTTCAATGCTGAGAGAGTTGGAAGTCTTGATGAGCCG GAATCTGTGGGACCTCTGAGGGAGAACTTCAGTCTGAGCAGCAGTGCCCTTATTGGCCTGCTGGTCATTGCAGTGGCCATTGCCACAGTCATCGTTGTCAGCCTGGTGATGCTGAGGAAGAGGCAGTATGGCACTATCAGCCATGGGGTTGTGGAG GTTGACCCAATGCTCACCCCAGAAGAGCGTCACTTGAACAAGATGCAGAGCCATGGCTATGAAAATCCGACGTACAAGTATCTGGAGCAGATGCAGGTCTAA
- the Aplp2 gene encoding amyloid beta precursor like protein 2 isoform X1, with amino-acid sequence MAATGKLLILFLLGLTAPAAALAGYIEALAANAGTGFAVAEPQIAMLCGKLNMHVNIQTGKWEPDPTGTKSCFGTKEEVLQYCQEMYPGLQITNVMEANQPVNIDSWCRRDKKQCKSHIVIPFKCLVGEFVSDVLLVPEKCQFFHKERMDVCENHQHWHIVVKEACLTQGMTLYSYGMLLPCGVDQFHGTEYVCCPQTKIIDSVDSTVSKEEEEEEEEDDEEEDYDNYKSEFPTETDLEDFTEATVDGDDDDDDDDDDDDDNDDEGEEVVEDRDYYYDTFKGDDYNEENPTEPSSEGSISDKEIAHDVKAVCSQEAMTGPCRAVMPRWYFDLSKGKCVRFIYGGCGGNRNNFESEDYCMAVCKAMIPPTPLPTNDVDVYFETSADDNEHARFQKAKEQLEIRHRNRMDRVKKEWEEAELQAKNLPKAERQTLIQHFQAMVKALEKEAASEKQQLVETHLARVEAMLNDRRRMALENYLAALQSDPPRPHRILQALRRYVRAENKDRLHTIRHYQHVLAVDPEKAAQMKSQVMTHLHVIEERRNQSLSLLYKVPFVAQEIQEEIDELLQEQRADMDQFTASISESPVDVRVSSEESEEILPFHPFHPFLPLPENEDTQPELYHPMKKGSGVSEQDGGLIGAEEKVINSKNKVDENMVIDETLDVKEMIFNAERVGSLDEPESVGPLRENFSLSSSALIGLLVIAVAIATVIVVSLVMLRKRQYGTISHGVVEVDPMLTPEERHLNKMQSHGYENPTYKYLEQMQV; translated from the exons GCTCTTGCAGCCAATGCTGGAACAGGATTTGCTGTTGCTGAGCCTCAAATTGCAATGCTTTGTGGAAAGTTAAATATGCATGTGAACATTCAGACTGGGAAATGGGAACCTGACCCAACAGGCACCAAGAGCTGTTTTGGGACAAAAGAAGAAGTTCTTCAATACTGTCAGGAG ATGTATCCAGGTCTACAGATCACAAATGTGATGGAAGCAAACCAGCCAGTCAATATTGACAGTTGGTGCCGAAGGGACAAAAAACAATGCAAGAGTCACATTGTTATACCTTTCAAGTGTCTTG TGGGGGAATTTGTAAGTGATGTTCTTCTAGTTCcagaaaaatgtcagtttttccaCAAAGAGAGGATGGATGTGTGCGAGAATCACCAACACTGGCACATTGTAGTCAAAGAG GCATGTCTGACTCAGGGAATGACCTTATATAGCTACGGCATGCTGCTACCCTGTGGAGTAGACCAGTTCCATGGCACTGAATATGTGTGCTGCCCTCAGACAAAGATTATTGATTCTGTTGACTCTACTGTGTctaaagaagaggaggaagaggaggaagaggatgatgAAGAGGAAGACTATGATAATTATAAAAG TGAATTTCCTACTGAAACAGATTTGGAAGACTTCACAGAAGCAACTGTAGacggtgatgatgatgatgatgatgatgacgacGACGAcgatgacaatgatgatgaaggggaggaggtggtggaagACCGCGATTATTACTATGACACTTTTAAAGGAGATGACTACAATGAGGAGAACCCAACTGAACCCAGCAGCGAGGGCAGTatttcagataaggaaattgCTCACGATGTTAAAG CTGTCTGCTCCCAGGAGGCGATGACGGGGCCCTGCCGGGCTGTGATGCCTCGTTGGTACTTCGACCTCTCCAAGGGAAAGTGCGTGCGCTTTATATATGGCGGCTGCGGCGGCAACAGGAACAATTTTGAGTCTGAGGATTATTGTATGGCTGTGTGTAAAGCGATGA TTCCCCCAACTCCTCTGCCAACCAATGATGTTGATGTGTATTTCGAGACTTCAGCAGATGATAACGAGCATGCTCGCTTCCAGAAGGCTAAGGAACAGCTGGAAATTCGGCACCGCAACCGAATGGACAGG GTAAAGAAGgaatgggaagaggcagagcttCAAGCTAAGAACCTCCCCAAAGCAGAGAGACAGACCCTTATTCAG CATTTCCAGGCTATGGTTAAAGCTTTGGAGAAGGAAGCAGCCAGTGAGAAGCAGCAGCTCGTAGAAACTCACTTGGCTCGAGTGGAAGCCATGCTGAATGACCGCCGACGGATGGCTCTGGAGAATTACCTAGCTGCCCTGCAGTCTGACCCACCTCGG CCCCATCGAATTCTCCAAGCCTTGCGTCGTTATGTCCGTGCTGAGAATAAAGATCGCCTACATACCATTCGTCATTACCAACATGTGTTGGCTGTTGATCCAGAAAAAGCAGCACAGATGAAATCCCAG GTGATGACACATCTTCATGTAATTGAAGAAAGAAGGAATCAAAGCCTCTCTCTGCTCTACAAAGTTCCTTTCGTAGCCCAAGAAATTCAAGAGGAAATTG ATGAGCTCCTTCAGGAACAGCGAGCAGACATGGACCAGTTCACTGCCTCTATCTCAGAGAGCCCAGTGGATGTCCGGGTGAGCTCTGAGGAGAGTGAGGAGATCCTGCCGTTCCATCCTTTCCATCCCTTCCTGCCCTTACCTGAGAATGAAG ACACTCAGCCGGAATTGTACCACCCAATGAAAAAAG GGTCTGGAGTGAGCGAGCAAGATGGAGGACTGATTGGTGCAGAAGAGAAAGTGATTAACAGTAAGAATAAAGTGGATGAAAATATG GTCATTGATGAGACTCTGGATGTTAAGGAAATGATCTTCAATGCTGAGAGAGTTGGAAGTCTTGATGAGCCG GAATCTGTGGGACCTCTGAGGGAGAACTTCAGTCTGAGCAGCAGTGCCCTTATTGGCCTGCTGGTCATTGCAGTGGCCATTGCCACAGTCATCGTTGTCAGCCTGGTGATGCTGAGGAAGAGGCAGTATGGCACTATCAGCCATGGGGTTGTGGAG GTTGACCCAATGCTCACCCCAGAAGAGCGTCACTTGAACAAGATGCAGAGCCATGGCTATGAAAATCCGACGTACAAGTATCTGGAGCAGATGCAGGTCTAA
- the Aplp2 gene encoding amyloid beta precursor like protein 2 isoform X2, with the protein MAATGKLLILFLLGLTAPAAALAGYIEALAANAGTGFAVAEPQIAMLCGKLNMHVNIQTGKWEPDPTGTKSCFGTKEEVLQYCQEMYPGLQITNVMEANQPVNIDSWCRRDKKQCKSHIVIPFKCLVGEFVSDVLLVPEKCQFFHKERMDVCENHQHWHIVVKEACLTQGMTLYSYGMLLPCGVDQFHGTEYVCCPQTKIIDSVDSTVSKEEEEEEEEDDEEEDYDNYKSEFPTETDLEDFTEATVDGDDDDDDDDDDDDDNDDEGEEVVEDRDYYYDTFKGDDYNEENPTEPSSEGSISDKEIAHDVKAVCSQEAMTGPCRAVMPRWYFDLSKGKCVRFIYGGCGGNRNNFESEDYCMAVCKAMIPPTPLPTNDVDVYFETSADDNEHARFQKAKEQLEIRHRNRMDRVKKEWEEAELQAKNLPKAERQTLIQHFQAMVKALEKEAASEKQQLVETHLARVEAMLNDRRRMALENYLAALQSDPPRPHRILQALRRYVRAENKDRLHTIRHYQHVLAVDPEKAAQMKSQVMTHLHVIEERRNQSLSLLYKVPFVAQEIQEEIDELLQEQRADMDQFTASISESPVDVRVSSEESEEILPFHPFHPFLPLPENEGSGVSEQDGGLIGAEEKVINSKNKVDENMVIDETLDVKEMIFNAERVGSLDEPESVGPLRENFSLSSSALIGLLVIAVAIATVIVVSLVMLRKRQYGTISHGVVEVDPMLTPEERHLNKMQSHGYENPTYKYLEQMQV; encoded by the exons GCTCTTGCAGCCAATGCTGGAACAGGATTTGCTGTTGCTGAGCCTCAAATTGCAATGCTTTGTGGAAAGTTAAATATGCATGTGAACATTCAGACTGGGAAATGGGAACCTGACCCAACAGGCACCAAGAGCTGTTTTGGGACAAAAGAAGAAGTTCTTCAATACTGTCAGGAG ATGTATCCAGGTCTACAGATCACAAATGTGATGGAAGCAAACCAGCCAGTCAATATTGACAGTTGGTGCCGAAGGGACAAAAAACAATGCAAGAGTCACATTGTTATACCTTTCAAGTGTCTTG TGGGGGAATTTGTAAGTGATGTTCTTCTAGTTCcagaaaaatgtcagtttttccaCAAAGAGAGGATGGATGTGTGCGAGAATCACCAACACTGGCACATTGTAGTCAAAGAG GCATGTCTGACTCAGGGAATGACCTTATATAGCTACGGCATGCTGCTACCCTGTGGAGTAGACCAGTTCCATGGCACTGAATATGTGTGCTGCCCTCAGACAAAGATTATTGATTCTGTTGACTCTACTGTGTctaaagaagaggaggaagaggaggaagaggatgatgAAGAGGAAGACTATGATAATTATAAAAG TGAATTTCCTACTGAAACAGATTTGGAAGACTTCACAGAAGCAACTGTAGacggtgatgatgatgatgatgatgatgacgacGACGAcgatgacaatgatgatgaaggggaggaggtggtggaagACCGCGATTATTACTATGACACTTTTAAAGGAGATGACTACAATGAGGAGAACCCAACTGAACCCAGCAGCGAGGGCAGTatttcagataaggaaattgCTCACGATGTTAAAG CTGTCTGCTCCCAGGAGGCGATGACGGGGCCCTGCCGGGCTGTGATGCCTCGTTGGTACTTCGACCTCTCCAAGGGAAAGTGCGTGCGCTTTATATATGGCGGCTGCGGCGGCAACAGGAACAATTTTGAGTCTGAGGATTATTGTATGGCTGTGTGTAAAGCGATGA TTCCCCCAACTCCTCTGCCAACCAATGATGTTGATGTGTATTTCGAGACTTCAGCAGATGATAACGAGCATGCTCGCTTCCAGAAGGCTAAGGAACAGCTGGAAATTCGGCACCGCAACCGAATGGACAGG GTAAAGAAGgaatgggaagaggcagagcttCAAGCTAAGAACCTCCCCAAAGCAGAGAGACAGACCCTTATTCAG CATTTCCAGGCTATGGTTAAAGCTTTGGAGAAGGAAGCAGCCAGTGAGAAGCAGCAGCTCGTAGAAACTCACTTGGCTCGAGTGGAAGCCATGCTGAATGACCGCCGACGGATGGCTCTGGAGAATTACCTAGCTGCCCTGCAGTCTGACCCACCTCGG CCCCATCGAATTCTCCAAGCCTTGCGTCGTTATGTCCGTGCTGAGAATAAAGATCGCCTACATACCATTCGTCATTACCAACATGTGTTGGCTGTTGATCCAGAAAAAGCAGCACAGATGAAATCCCAG GTGATGACACATCTTCATGTAATTGAAGAAAGAAGGAATCAAAGCCTCTCTCTGCTCTACAAAGTTCCTTTCGTAGCCCAAGAAATTCAAGAGGAAATTG ATGAGCTCCTTCAGGAACAGCGAGCAGACATGGACCAGTTCACTGCCTCTATCTCAGAGAGCCCAGTGGATGTCCGGGTGAGCTCTGAGGAGAGTGAGGAGATCCTGCCGTTCCATCCTTTCCATCCCTTCCTGCCCTTACCTGAGAATGAAG GGTCTGGAGTGAGCGAGCAAGATGGAGGACTGATTGGTGCAGAAGAGAAAGTGATTAACAGTAAGAATAAAGTGGATGAAAATATG GTCATTGATGAGACTCTGGATGTTAAGGAAATGATCTTCAATGCTGAGAGAGTTGGAAGTCTTGATGAGCCG GAATCTGTGGGACCTCTGAGGGAGAACTTCAGTCTGAGCAGCAGTGCCCTTATTGGCCTGCTGGTCATTGCAGTGGCCATTGCCACAGTCATCGTTGTCAGCCTGGTGATGCTGAGGAAGAGGCAGTATGGCACTATCAGCCATGGGGTTGTGGAG GTTGACCCAATGCTCACCCCAGAAGAGCGTCACTTGAACAAGATGCAGAGCCATGGCTATGAAAATCCGACGTACAAGTATCTGGAGCAGATGCAGGTCTAA